Proteins encoded in a region of the Falco rusticolus isolate bFalRus1 chromosome 12, bFalRus1.pri, whole genome shotgun sequence genome:
- the LOC119156137 gene encoding cytochrome c oxidase subunit 7A-related protein, mitochondrial isoform X1: MYYKFNGFTQRLVGAAASAAYNPQGLKPIVSTESPALIFGTTKLASDLPATDSFLGKNKVPDLQKLFQSDLKADGLPVHLKRGVPDKLLYRTTMALTIGGTIYCLVALYMASQPRNQK, encoded by the exons ATGTATTACAAGTTCAACGGCTTCACGCAGCGGCTGGTCGGGGCAGCAGCGTCCGCCGCCTACAACCCCCAG GGACTCAAACCAATAGTTTCCACTGAATCCCCAGCTCTGATTTTTGGGACAACTAAACTTGCTTCAGATTTACCAGCAACTGATTCTTTCTTGGGTAAAAACAAGGTGCCAGACCTACAGAAACTTTTTCAG TCTGACTtg AAAGCAGATGGACTGCCAGTACACCTGAAACGAGGAGTTCCAGATAAGCTGCTTTATCGGACCACTATGGCTCTAACAATAGGCGGGACTATCTACTGTCTAGTAGCGCTGTACATGGCCTCACaaccaagaaaccaaaaatga
- the LOC119156137 gene encoding cytochrome c oxidase subunit 7A-related protein, mitochondrial isoform X2, producing the protein MYYKFNGFTQRLVGAAASAAYNPQGLKPIVSTESPALIFGTTKLASDLPATDSFLGKNKVPDLQKLFQKADGLPVHLKRGVPDKLLYRTTMALTIGGTIYCLVALYMASQPRNQK; encoded by the exons ATGTATTACAAGTTCAACGGCTTCACGCAGCGGCTGGTCGGGGCAGCAGCGTCCGCCGCCTACAACCCCCAG GGACTCAAACCAATAGTTTCCACTGAATCCCCAGCTCTGATTTTTGGGACAACTAAACTTGCTTCAGATTTACCAGCAACTGATTCTTTCTTGGGTAAAAACAAGGTGCCAGACCTACAGAAACTTTTTCAG AAAGCAGATGGACTGCCAGTACACCTGAAACGAGGAGTTCCAGATAAGCTGCTTTATCGGACCACTATGGCTCTAACAATAGGCGGGACTATCTACTGTCTAGTAGCGCTGTACATGGCCTCACaaccaagaaaccaaaaatga
- the LOC119156137 gene encoding cytochrome c oxidase subunit 7A-related protein, mitochondrial isoform X3: protein MYYKFNGFTQRLVGAAASAAYNPQKADGLPVHLKRGVPDKLLYRTTMALTIGGTIYCLVALYMASQPRNQK, encoded by the exons ATGTATTACAAGTTCAACGGCTTCACGCAGCGGCTGGTCGGGGCAGCAGCGTCCGCCGCCTACAACCCCCAG AAAGCAGATGGACTGCCAGTACACCTGAAACGAGGAGTTCCAGATAAGCTGCTTTATCGGACCACTATGGCTCTAACAATAGGCGGGACTATCTACTGTCTAGTAGCGCTGTACATGGCCTCACaaccaagaaaccaaaaatga